CCTGTCCACCGCCGTGCTGGCGGCGGACGGCCGCACGTTCCGGTCCACGACCGAGGTGCGTTTCCGCTGCTCGGAGCCGGGTGCGAGCACGTTCATCGAGCTGGCCGCCGAGTCGGTGCGTTCCGCGACGCTGAACGGCTCCCCCGTCGACCTCTCCGACTGGTCGGCCGAGAAGGGCCTGGTGCTGTCCTCCCTGGACAGCGACAACACGCTGGTCGTCGACGCCGACTTCGGTTACTCCAACAGCGGCCAGGGTCTGCACCGCACTGTCGACCCGGTGGACGGCGAGACGTACCTCTACAGCCAGTTCGAGACGGCCGACGCGCAGCGGGTGTTCGCCTGCTTCGACCAGCCCGACCTGAAGAGCGTCTACACCTGGCACGCCACGGTGCCGGCGCACTGGCGGGCCGTGTCCAACATGCCCGTGCAGCGCGAGGAGCCGGCGGGTGAGGGGCTCAAGACCCTGCACTTCACCGTGTCGCCCCGGATGAGCACCTACATCACCGCGATGTGCGCCGGCCCGTACCACGAGGTGCGGGACAGCCACGACGGCATCGACCTGGGGGTGTTCTGCCGCGCGTCGATGGCGCGCTACCTGGACGCCGACGACCTGTTCCTGATCACCAAGCAGGGCTTCGACTTCTTCCACGAGAAGTTCGGCGTGCGCTACCCGCTGCCGAAGTACGACCAGCTCTGGGTGCCCGACTTCAACGCCGGCGCGATGGAGAACTTCGGCTGCGTCACGCACGCCGAGTCGCACTACCTGTTCCGCTCGCAGGTCACCGACTTCGAGTACGAGCAGCGGGCCAACACGATCCTGCACGAGCTGGCCCACATGTGGTTCGGCGACCTGGTCACCATGCGCTGGTGGAACGACCTGTGGCTCAACGAGTCGTTCGCCGAGTGGGCCAGCCACTGGTGCAACACCCATGCCACCCGGTTCACCGAGGCGTGGACGACGTTCCTGTCCATCCGCAAGAACTGGGGCTACCGGCAGGACCAGCTCTCCTCCACGCACCCGGTCTACACCGAGATGCCGGACATGGAGGCCGTCGAGGTCAACTTCGACGGCATCACCTACGCCAAGGGCGCGAGCGTCCTCAAGCAACTCGTCGCGTACGTGGGTGAGGAGCCGTTCGTCGCCGGGCTGCGGGCCTACTTCGGCAAGCACGCCTGGGGCAACGCCACCTTCGACGACCTGCTCACCGAGCTGGAGGCGGCCTCCGGCCGGGAGCTGCGCAAGTTCGCGGCGCAGTGGCTGGAGACCGCACAGGTCAACACGCTCCGCCCGGAGGTGACCATCGGCGCGGACGGCACCTACGAGCAGGTGGCGGTCCTCCAGGAGGCGCCGACGGCATACCCGACGCTGCGGACGCACCGGATCGGCGTGGGCCTGTACGACCTCACCGACGGGCGGCTGGTCCGTCGCGAGCGCTACGAGGTGGACGTGACCGGCGAGCGGACCGACCTCGCCGAGCTGCGCGGTGTCCGGGCGGCCGACGTGCTGCTGCTCAACGACGACGACCTGAGCTACACCAAGCTGCGCCTCGACGACCGGTCGATGGCCAACGTGGTGCAGCACATCGGTGGCTTCGAGTCGTCGCTGGCCCGGGCGCTGTGCTGGACCGCCGCGTGGGACATGATCCGCGACGCCGAGCTGTCGGCCCGTGACTACGTGGCGCTCACGCTGAGCGGGCTGCCCGCCGAGACCGACATCAACCTGGTCACCGCCACCCTGCGGCAGGCGACCACCGCGCTCACCCTGTACGCCGACCCGGCCTGGGCGCCGACCGGTTGGGCCGACCTGGCCCGTACCGCCCGGGACGCGCTCGCCAGCGCCGAGCCCGGCAGCGGTTTCCAGCTGGCCTGGGCCCGCGCGTTCGCCTCGGCGGCCCGCTCCGACGAGGACCTGGCGACCCTGCGCGGTTGGCTGGACGAC
This portion of the Micromonospora zamorensis genome encodes:
- the pepN gene encoding aminopeptidase N, producing the protein MRNLTQVEATERARLLNVTGYDISLDLSTAVLAADGRTFRSTTEVRFRCSEPGASTFIELAAESVRSATLNGSPVDLSDWSAEKGLVLSSLDSDNTLVVDADFGYSNSGQGLHRTVDPVDGETYLYSQFETADAQRVFACFDQPDLKSVYTWHATVPAHWRAVSNMPVQREEPAGEGLKTLHFTVSPRMSTYITAMCAGPYHEVRDSHDGIDLGVFCRASMARYLDADDLFLITKQGFDFFHEKFGVRYPLPKYDQLWVPDFNAGAMENFGCVTHAESHYLFRSQVTDFEYEQRANTILHELAHMWFGDLVTMRWWNDLWLNESFAEWASHWCNTHATRFTEAWTTFLSIRKNWGYRQDQLSSTHPVYTEMPDMEAVEVNFDGITYAKGASVLKQLVAYVGEEPFVAGLRAYFGKHAWGNATFDDLLTELEAASGRELRKFAAQWLETAQVNTLRPEVTIGADGTYEQVAVLQEAPTAYPTLRTHRIGVGLYDLTDGRLVRRERYEVDVTGERTDLAELRGVRAADVLLLNDDDLSYTKLRLDDRSMANVVQHIGGFESSLARALCWTAAWDMIRDAELSARDYVALTLSGLPAETDINLVTATLRQATTALTLYADPAWAPTGWADLARTARDALASAEPGSGFQLAWARAFASAARSDEDLATLRGWLDDTGIPAGLTVDTELRWSVLAALVANGAAGAAEIEAELAGDRTASGEREAAYAQALLPTAENKAALWALLTGPDALPNWRHRALLQGFAHPTQVELIAPYRERYFETVAQVWATRDSEPAQEFAQLAYPAYLVEDDTVAATDAWLAGDGHPGPLRRLVAEGRDGVLRALKARAKDAEQS